The segment GTTACCGATATAATGGTTTTTCCGCCAGCTTCTTTTGCCGCTTTTACGGTTACTTCAACCATTTTTCTGCGTTCCTCATCCGAAAGCTTATAGTATTCGCCTGCGATACCAAAGAGTGTTACCGCATGGCAACCGCCATGAATCAGATGTTTAACCAGTTTATCAAGACTTTCATAATCCACTTCACCGTTTTCGGTAAAGGGTGTTGCAATAATCGGACAGATTCCTTTAATTTCAGTCATTTTTAAATTCTCCTTATTCTTTGTATTGCATGTATGTAAGGTCACAGCCTTCGTCTGCCTGTGTGACATTGTCTATAAAGTTGCGTACAAATCCGCGCTTGATATCGTCATGGGTTTTGGGCTTGAATTCCGCAAGTCGCTTTGTCATTTCTTCCTCGCTGATTTCCACTTCAATCAGGTTGTTATCCACATCCAGGTGAATAATGTCACCGTCACGGACTGCCGCAAGAGGACCGCCGATTGCACTTTCGGGTGCAACATGGAGCACCTGTGTTCCAAAGCAACCACCCGACATTCTCGAGTCTGTGATGCGTACAAAATCGTTTATACCCTCGCGGTTAAGCTTAGGCGGAAGCGGCATGTAGTTGCCGTTTTCCGGCATGCCGGGTGCACCCACGGGACCGAACCCCCGAAGAATAATTACAGTGTCCTTTGTCATATCTGAATTTTCATCCAACAGATATTTCTGGCATTCTTCCAAATCCTCGAACACCTTTGCAGGACCTCTGTGTTTTAGCAAATGCGGGCTTGCGGCACTTCTCTTGATTACAGCACCCTTAGGTGCAAGATTTCCGAACAAAACAGATATGCCGCCTTTTTCATTTAACGGATTGTCCAAGGTTCTTATAATCTCAGTATTGTAAGGCAAATTTGCTTCTTTTAAATTTTCGCCTACACTTTTTCCGGTTACGGTAAGACATTCGGTGTGTAAGCTTTTTTCCAGTACCTTCATAAGAGAAGCTACACCGCCTGCATCGTGAAAATCTGTGCCGACCGTGCCTGTGCCGTGCGGTTTTATATTGACAAGAACGGGCGTGTTGTTGCTGATTTCTTCAAAATCCTCTAATTTCAAGTCAATATTGGCTCTGCGTGCAATGGCGATTAAATGAATAATCAGGTTTGTAGAGCCACCTGCCGCCATTAAAACACGAATGGCATTTTCAATGGATTTTTTGTTTATAATATCCAGACATTTAATATCTTTTTCAATCAGTTCCACAATCTGTCTGCCCGATTCCTCGCAAATTCTGAGTTTTTCTGCCGAAACACCAAGACAAGAGGCGGAGTCGGGAAGCGCGATGCCTAAAGCTTCTGTAACAGTCTGGCAGGTGTTTGCGGTGCCCATGATGGGGCAAGCACCGGCACTGCCATACAGGCAACCCTCGTGCTTTGTCATTTCTTCAAGAGAAATTTTGCCTGAAGTGTAGTCGTTATAGAGATAAAAACTGTCTGTACCGCAGGCAAGGGTTTGGCCCTTATAACTACCCGGAAGCATTGCTCCGCCGGGTACATAAATGGTAGGCTTATTTGCGGATACCGCTGCCATAAGCTGTGCAGGCACGTTTTTGTCACAGCCACCGATTAGAACCACACCGTCAAAGGGGTGTCTCTCAATCAATTCTTCGGTTGTGATAGAAAGCAGATTTCTGTACACAAGGCTTGAAATGTCGAAAAACACCTCGCAGATTGAAAGGGTATTTACTTCAAGCGGAAATCCGCCTGCTGCCCAAACACCGCGCTTGATTGCTTCGGAAAGCTGACGAAAATGCACATGTCCCGGATTGGTTTCTGCCCAGGTATTAATAATACCTACGATTGGTTTTTCGATGTCCCGGTCGGTGTATCCCATAGATTTTAATAAAGCGTTTCTTATAAGACCTGTCCGGTCGCCTCTTTTTTTCCATTTTTGTGAATAATTGTGTTCCATAAAAATGCCTCCTTACGGCGTTATCATTCTGCTTGTATTGTAGCATGAACATAAAATAAACACCATATCTTTTTTTGCCGAAGATATGGATTTTTTTTACTTTAAAACCAAAAGGTATCCGTTGTCACATGCGCCACAATGCAGGCTGTCATCATTAAATACAAGCGGGGCACCACAGCATGGGCATTTGTAGCTTTGAATTGAAGGCATGGTTTAACAAATGGTTCGTAAAAGGTATCAAATGGTTCGTAAAAGGTATCAAATCGTTCGTTTTTTGGAAAAATACTTGATTTTACAAAAATGGTATGCTATATTTAGTGCAAGAAACTGATGTGATATGGTTCTTTGACCTGAATCTGCATCCATTCTTGTGCTATTGAATCTCTCGGTAAAAAGGAGGAGAAATGATGAAAAAGGTAGTTCCGTTAAAGTTAGAAGAATTATCCACCCGCCAGAAAATAGGCATGTGCTTTAATGCGCATATTTATAATTTCTGGAAAGAGGAAGTCCGAAAAGAAAATTTGGAAACTACGCTGTCTTTAATTAAAGAGCATGCGTTAGGTTCTGTTTGGTTAGACCCCAATTATCCGAACCGTAATGAAGTTGCAAAACAAATTAAGGATGCTGCCGACTATCCGATTATTATTATGTGCGACGCAGAGTCGGGGTTTGACGAATTTAAAATCGGAGGTCACAACTCTTTAGCATGCACGGGAAACCCTGAATTGGCTTATCAGTTCGGTAAGAACATTGCGGTTGCCGCGAGAAAAGCAGGGTATAATTGTCTGTGTAATCCGGTTGTGGACTCAATTCCGAATCAAAATTATGTTTGCGCAATGACAGTTCGTTCGCTTGGCTGGGACAAAGAGGAAGTGGCAAAATATGCAATGCAGATTGCCAAAGGTATGCACGATGGCGGTTTGCTAACCGTTGCAAAGCATTATCCGAGTCCGGATGATAAACCTGAAATAGATAGTCATATGGCGGAAGGTCAAAGTGAGCTGACCAAAGAAGAGCTTCTGGAAAGAAACTTGTATCCTTATTTAAAATTGAACGAAGCAGGCTTGCTTGACGGTATCATGACAGGTCATTCCAGATTGTGCAAAATTGATCCGGAATATCCCGCAAGCTTATCTAAAAAGGTAATCGACATTATTCGTGAGGCAGGGTTTGATGGCTTTGCCATTACCGACGCGCTTACCATGATGGGTGTTGTTGCCAAATTCGGCAGAGAAAAGTGTCGCGGAATGAGTATTGAAGCAGGCAACGACATTGCGCTGACCTGGGGCGACACAAAACCTTGCTTTGAATCTATGCTTAAATGCTATGAAGAAGGCATTATTTCGGACGAAGCTTTGGACAGAGCGGCTCGCCATGTACTGGAAGCACAGCGCAAAACCATGATTCCTCCTAAATTTGCAGAGCTTACCCAAGAGGATGTTGATACCTTCAATCGTATCAATAAAGAGGCTTCTTTCGGATACTTGGATGAAGGGGTAGCACCTTCTCTTTCAAGAGACTTAAAGCATCAGTTCGTTATCCTTGTAAGAAGTAATGTAGATATTCAATCGAATGATAAAATTAGTGTAGACACATTAGACAAAAGCTGGTATCGTCCGGACAAAATTGCTGAGAAATTAAAGGCGGATTTCCCGAATTCCGAGGTTCGGTTTGTGCACGATTATATGGCATCCGGGCAAATCTATGATACGCTTGAAGATTCGGTTGATTTCGATGACACGGTGTTTATTACCAGTGTAGAATCAAAGGCATACATAGGAAAAGAATGCTTTACTTCCCGTGTTATTGCAACACTTGAGGCACTGCAGGTCACCAATCGGGTAGAGGCGGTAGTCCATTTCGGCAATCCGTTTCCGTTAGAAGATTTACCACATGTAAAACGCATTTTGGTGGGGGTATCTTCTACCGAAAGTGTAGAAAACACGCTGGACATTCTGGCAGGTCGTGGGGAATTGAAAGGCGCACCTGTTTATAAATTGAATTTGAAATGATTAAAAAACGCTCGACTTATGTTCGGGCGTTTTTTTACTTGACTTACTTTTCAAAAAATGTTACTATTAAAGAAAAAGGTAAGACGGAGGACAAAAATGGAACTGAATTTACCTAAAATCCGGGAAGGTGTGACCTATCCCGTTCCGCATTTTCCGACTCTGTTTCAGGCGGTTATTTTTAGATGTTGGGAAATGATTCCGGCTGAAAAAATTGCAAAAGTGCTTCAGACTACTCCCGAAATGGTTCGTGAGCATGCTGAAAAAATGGGTTTGAAGGCACAGAAAAATTTAGAAGAATGGGTACAGAAGGGCTACATTTCCATATTGAGGAATGTGTGGCAGATTTTGCCTTACGAACAAATTTTAGAGCTTTTGGACTGGGACGAAGCGCGCCTTAACTATGTTTTGAAAGAGGATGACTTTTTGAATGTAAAATTCGGGTGGTTTAAGTTTGATTCGCCTAAAGTGGTGTACCGTCCCTTAACCGCCGAAGAGGAACGGGCAACAAAGCTTATCAAAACAGCGATGGAGCAGAATTTAGCTTCGGTAGAAGAAACCGCAAAGCCGTTTAAATTCTTTGAAAAGACATATAAGGCTCTGCCTCGGGAAGCGGTCAGCGGTGTTGCCATCACAAATGCCTGGTGCGTTGAAAATAACGCAGGTGTTGGGGTAACACAGTGTGTTGCAGACTTTTGTGAAGAGCTTTCCCGAAAATTCGGCATCACCTTATCCGAAAAAAGCGAAAACAAAATTTCATTATATATCGACCGCAAAACCGATGACGAGGAATACCATGAAATCGAAATTTCGGAAAACGAAATTTCTGTTCATGCGGCAACCGATTTGGGTGTTTTGCGCGCTCTTTATTATTTGCTTCAGTTGGCAGATGACAAGGGGGCGCCGGTATACGAAAAACGTGGTTATAAGCGCAAAACCGTAATCAAAACCAGATTTATCTATTCGTTTTCCGGACTTTACGGTGATGTTTTGGATGTGGATAATGCCGTGTCCTTTACCGATGATTTGTTAAAGCAATATGCCAAATACGGCATCAACGGTGTTTGGATTCAGGCGGTTTTGTATAAGCTTGTGCCTTTTGCCTTTGACGAAAGCATTTCTGCAGGCTGGCAGGCGAGAATTGATAATTTGCGCAATTTAATTCAGCGTGCCGACCGCTATGGAATCAAGGTTTATCTTTATATCAACGAGCCTCGTGGCATGCCTCACGCGTTCTTTGATCGCTTTCCGCATCTTCGTGGGTCGAAGTATAAGGATGGACTTTCCTGCCTTTGCACCTCTAAAGATGAAGTGAAAAACTATCTGAGGGATGCAATAACCGCTCTTTGCAAAGCAGTCCCCGG is part of the Clostridia bacterium genome and harbors:
- a CDS encoding dihydroxy-acid dehydratase, which gives rise to MEHNYSQKWKKRGDRTGLIRNALLKSMGYTDRDIEKPIVGIINTWAETNPGHVHFRQLSEAIKRGVWAAGGFPLEVNTLSICEVFFDISSLVYRNLLSITTEELIERHPFDGVVLIGGCDKNVPAQLMAAVSANKPTIYVPGGAMLPGSYKGQTLACGTDSFYLYNDYTSGKISLEEMTKHEGCLYGSAGACPIMGTANTCQTVTEALGIALPDSASCLGVSAEKLRICEESGRQIVELIEKDIKCLDIINKKSIENAIRVLMAAGGSTNLIIHLIAIARRANIDLKLEDFEEISNNTPVLVNIKPHGTGTVGTDFHDAGGVASLMKVLEKSLHTECLTVTGKSVGENLKEANLPYNTEIIRTLDNPLNEKGGISVLFGNLAPKGAVIKRSAASPHLLKHRGPAKVFEDLEECQKYLLDENSDMTKDTVIILRGFGPVGAPGMPENGNYMPLPPKLNREGINDFVRITDSRMSGGCFGTQVLHVAPESAIGGPLAAVRDGDIIHLDVDNNLIEVEISEEEMTKRLAEFKPKTHDDIKRGFVRNFIDNVTQADEGCDLTYMQYKE
- a CDS encoding glycoside hydrolase family 3 protein — encoded protein: MKKVVPLKLEELSTRQKIGMCFNAHIYNFWKEEVRKENLETTLSLIKEHALGSVWLDPNYPNRNEVAKQIKDAADYPIIIMCDAESGFDEFKIGGHNSLACTGNPELAYQFGKNIAVAARKAGYNCLCNPVVDSIPNQNYVCAMTVRSLGWDKEEVAKYAMQIAKGMHDGGLLTVAKHYPSPDDKPEIDSHMAEGQSELTKEELLERNLYPYLKLNEAGLLDGIMTGHSRLCKIDPEYPASLSKKVIDIIREAGFDGFAITDALTMMGVVAKFGREKCRGMSIEAGNDIALTWGDTKPCFESMLKCYEEGIISDEALDRAARHVLEAQRKTMIPPKFAELTQEDVDTFNRINKEASFGYLDEGVAPSLSRDLKHQFVILVRSNVDIQSNDKISVDTLDKSWYRPDKIAEKLKADFPNSEVRFVHDYMASGQIYDTLEDSVDFDDTVFITSVESKAYIGKECFTSRVIATLEALQVTNRVEAVVHFGNPFPLEDLPHVKRILVGVSSTESVENTLDILAGRGELKGAPVYKLNLK